In Massilia antarctica, the following are encoded in one genomic region:
- a CDS encoding beta strand repeat-containing protein: MAVATEYTKVAQELYLSYFGRPADADGLAAMTKALADAKAPTDTAGLSVAYNTNSTVKALMDSFGTSAESAALYPGSTAEFVKAVYANLFGRAPDAEGAAYWTKQIDTGVVSKGAAAYNILTGAIDAKGADAATVNKKVVVATNFTTAIDTTAEVGAYSGATAAAEARKLLVNVTATTDAVAYQGTVNAVLANLVLGTTPGSTLTLTSLKDALVGTDANDVFVGRIFDNQNSLQGGDNIAGGGGNDTLNADVGNSQKFAFRAETTSVENVVLSAQTISEDRTDNNTTATSEVQIDAERMNGVNRWEDSNSRADLLIEDIRILDAQITRDITIAMVSTDPGNVDFGVYFDQHSLRAAPVAASGATLRLQLMDTRSSDAGTAPLLNNPYNGFQFTFNGVAVRVASEAIDQAQTYADLLAAIKTAVANTPAISNFVVTLGSGFTAADTLSGRVQTGSEIVITNPGAGSIVLDNTSGWLANAPVPPSSGLHTAILTAPASTTAFKITSTVILDDVGRGSNGGDLVIGGLSVGDTSSSIGVERFEVTVERNSKLQTMNSTDNKLEEVVFVNGVTKGNVTVMGNQNFGANVGTNAYNPALMPNNGLPKIPQTAAGTPVGTLVDTALPGTISVNGGVQHGDMYGFHDVRLIDAQTMVGSLNMTAVITDRAVTKYITKVDTQANSAADNVAFSYTGGGNNDVMTVDLDAGVAGSRSHILSGLEDFTFALNGGAGNDQLTLRVVPAVAGSAAPTTNWQNNQDLNNNITVSGGDGNDTIRKPGNGDVRIDAGAGDDTVYTENTGSLPLTMEAYNSTTAQVATNTTATWAFNTTNQTALTTFAEERYIGNVRADQNDSYNLYGTKVSVTYRGITSVVTLTDTVSYKTTDLQINQAIKNAINTNPVLSKLLLASDSASGALIVGSITDGVHVAGDLTVTLTAPTSTVGALSAGDLTAAATAYGVTADATGANVYAAMATALATFNTNGDYASAFATANDGALVKQLMTGADGTAISDNIVTGGTGNDVIVLGTNSTVAAIPASPTAAEYAIADNDTVVFAPAFGNDTILNFDATGAGIDHLDFTALGGSVWTAATTTDKSITVGAPVATASALSTTAIAALYAADNAAAQTHVYVAVNMDNIGTVYQITDGVGANNATVTAAGTIDLADSAWATLTQANFVNSAAANYFLVEGASAFVAPVVVPPVSTAAVALNNTVPGYNAGNNVNVTFTAANQNFSSTVSNFAAGDKLVFAQGSVISVIDTVVGDNTVVVQGVLGGLTSSVTVQTQSPAVIGVQTDTVALFNTFFGAGSLTTSANNVAVSSGNTSFDAASLGYTFNVATGTYTANIANFTAGDVLAFVNGSAVTINNVGTADGIVDIVAVNGGTTTTIHLTGVAGAEDVAIGANPAATVATFNTAFGAGSLVIA, encoded by the coding sequence ATGGCCGTAGCAACCGAGTACACAAAAGTAGCACAAGAACTTTACCTCTCCTATTTTGGCCGCCCAGCTGATGCAGACGGTCTGGCAGCAATGACCAAAGCCCTGGCAGATGCTAAGGCTCCTACGGACACGGCAGGCCTGAGCGTTGCTTACAACACCAACAGCACCGTCAAGGCGCTGATGGACAGCTTCGGTACCAGCGCTGAATCCGCAGCCCTGTATCCAGGCTCGACCGCTGAATTCGTCAAAGCCGTCTACGCCAACCTGTTCGGCCGCGCTCCTGATGCAGAAGGCGCAGCTTATTGGACCAAGCAGATCGACACCGGCGTCGTCAGCAAAGGCGCAGCTGCCTACAACATCCTGACCGGCGCAATCGACGCTAAAGGCGCCGATGCAGCTACCGTGAACAAGAAGGTTGTCGTTGCAACCAACTTCACCACCGCCATCGACACCACCGCTGAAGTCGGCGCATACAGCGGCGCTACCGCTGCTGCCGAAGCACGCAAGCTGCTCGTCAACGTGACCGCCACCACCGACGCAGTCGCTTACCAGGGCACCGTCAACGCGGTCCTGGCTAACCTGGTTCTGGGCACCACCCCTGGCTCGACCTTGACCCTGACCTCGCTGAAAGATGCACTGGTCGGCACCGATGCCAACGACGTCTTCGTCGGCCGAATCTTCGACAACCAGAACTCCCTGCAAGGCGGCGACAATATCGCTGGCGGCGGCGGCAACGATACCCTGAACGCCGACGTTGGCAATTCGCAGAAATTTGCTTTCCGCGCAGAAACCACCAGCGTTGAAAACGTCGTTCTGAGCGCACAAACGATCTCGGAAGACCGCACCGACAACAACACCACCGCCACCAGCGAAGTCCAGATCGACGCTGAGCGCATGAATGGTGTTAACCGTTGGGAAGACAGCAACAGCCGCGCCGACCTGCTGATCGAAGATATCCGTATCCTCGACGCACAGATCACCCGCGACATCACCATCGCCATGGTCAGCACCGACCCAGGCAACGTTGACTTCGGCGTGTACTTCGACCAGCACTCCCTGCGCGCAGCTCCGGTTGCCGCCAGCGGCGCAACCCTGCGTCTGCAACTGATGGACACCCGTTCGAGCGATGCCGGCACCGCGCCGCTGCTGAACAACCCGTACAACGGTTTCCAGTTCACCTTCAATGGCGTGGCTGTCCGCGTTGCTTCGGAAGCAATCGATCAAGCACAAACCTACGCTGACCTGCTGGCCGCAATCAAGACCGCTGTCGCCAACACCCCAGCCATCTCGAACTTCGTCGTGACCTTGGGCAGCGGCTTCACCGCAGCTGATACCCTGTCGGGCCGCGTACAGACCGGTAGCGAAATCGTCATCACCAACCCAGGTGCTGGTTCGATCGTTCTGGACAACACCTCCGGCTGGCTGGCTAACGCTCCAGTGCCACCAAGCTCCGGTCTGCACACCGCGATCCTGACCGCACCAGCTTCCACCACCGCATTCAAAATCACCAGCACCGTCATCCTTGACGACGTGGGCCGTGGTTCGAACGGTGGCGATCTGGTCATCGGCGGCCTGTCGGTCGGCGACACCTCGTCCTCGATCGGCGTTGAGCGTTTCGAAGTCACCGTCGAGCGCAACAGCAAGCTGCAGACGATGAACTCGACCGACAACAAGCTGGAAGAAGTTGTCTTCGTCAACGGCGTTACCAAAGGTAACGTCACCGTCATGGGTAACCAGAACTTTGGTGCCAACGTCGGTACCAACGCGTACAACCCAGCCCTGATGCCTAACAACGGCCTGCCAAAAATCCCACAGACCGCCGCTGGCACCCCAGTCGGCACCTTGGTTGACACCGCACTGCCAGGCACCATCAGCGTTAACGGTGGCGTCCAGCATGGCGACATGTATGGTTTCCACGACGTTCGCCTGATCGATGCACAGACCATGGTCGGCAGCTTGAACATGACCGCAGTCATCACCGACCGCGCAGTGACCAAGTACATCACCAAAGTCGACACCCAAGCCAACTCGGCAGCTGACAATGTCGCCTTCAGCTACACCGGCGGTGGCAACAACGACGTCATGACCGTGGACCTGGACGCTGGCGTTGCCGGCAGCCGTAGCCACATCCTGAGCGGCCTGGAAGACTTCACGTTCGCCCTGAACGGCGGCGCTGGTAACGATCAACTGACCCTGCGCGTTGTTCCTGCAGTCGCTGGCAGCGCAGCGCCGACGACCAACTGGCAGAACAACCAGGATCTGAACAACAACATCACGGTCAGCGGCGGCGACGGCAACGACACCATCCGCAAACCAGGTAACGGCGATGTCCGCATCGACGCCGGCGCAGGCGATGATACCGTCTACACGGAAAACACCGGCTCGCTGCCACTGACGATGGAAGCTTACAACAGCACCACCGCACAAGTAGCGACCAACACCACCGCAACCTGGGCGTTCAACACGACCAACCAGACCGCGCTGACCACGTTCGCCGAAGAGCGTTACATCGGCAACGTCCGTGCTGACCAGAACGACAGCTACAACCTGTATGGCACCAAGGTATCGGTGACCTACCGCGGCATCACCAGCGTGGTTACGCTGACTGACACGGTATCGTACAAAACGACCGACCTGCAGATCAACCAGGCTATCAAGAACGCGATCAACACCAACCCAGTGCTGAGCAAGCTGCTGCTGGCTTCGGATTCCGCATCGGGCGCCCTGATCGTCGGTTCGATCACTGACGGCGTGCACGTCGCTGGCGACCTGACCGTGACCCTGACCGCTCCAACCTCGACGGTGGGCGCGCTGTCGGCTGGTGACTTGACCGCTGCTGCTACCGCCTACGGCGTGACCGCTGACGCTACCGGCGCCAATGTGTACGCTGCCATGGCAACTGCCCTGGCCACGTTCAACACCAACGGTGACTATGCTTCGGCATTCGCTACCGCCAATGACGGTGCTCTGGTTAAACAACTGATGACCGGCGCCGATGGCACCGCGATCAGCGACAACATCGTTACCGGCGGCACGGGTAATGACGTTATCGTTCTGGGCACCAACAGCACCGTTGCTGCGATTCCTGCTTCGCCAACCGCTGCTGAATACGCTATCGCGGACAACGACACCGTTGTCTTCGCTCCTGCATTCGGTAACGACACGATCCTGAACTTCGACGCAACCGGCGCTGGCATCGACCACCTGGACTTCACCGCACTGGGCGGTTCGGTCTGGACCGCTGCAACGACGACCGACAAGTCGATCACCGTTGGTGCTCCAGTCGCTACCGCGTCGGCACTGAGCACGACCGCTATCGCTGCGCTGTACGCTGCCGATAACGCCGCTGCACAGACCCACGTGTACGTTGCTGTGAACATGGACAACATCGGTACCGTGTACCAGATCACTGACGGCGTTGGTGCAAACAACGCAACGGTGACCGCTGCAGGCACGATCGATCTGGCTGACAGCGCATGGGCCACCCTGACCCAGGCTAACTTCGTCAACTCGGCTGCCGCCAACTACTTCCTGGTCGAAGGCGCTTCGGCGTTCGTCGCTCCTGTCGTCGTGCCGCCAGTCAGCACCGCTGCTGTTGCGCTGAACAACACCGTTCCAGGCTACAACGCTGGTAACAATGTGAATGTCACGTTCACCGCTGCGAACCAGAACTTCTCTTCGACTGTCAGCAACTTTGCTGCTGGCGACAAGCTGGTCTTCGCACAAGGTTCGGTCATCTCCGTGATCGACACCGTTGTTGGCGACAACACCGTGGTTGTGCAGGGCGTGCTGGGTGGCTTGACTTCCAGCGTCACCGTGCAGACCCAGTCGCCTGCAGTGATTGGCGTTCAGACCGATACGGTTGCTCTGTTCAACACCTTCTTCGGTGCTGGCTCGCTGACCACTTCGGCAAACAACGTTGCAGTCAGCAGCGGTAACACGAGTTTCGATGCAGCATCGTTGGGCTACACGTTCAATGTTGCTACCGGCACCTACACCGCCAACATCGCTAACTTCACCGCTGGCGACGTCCTGGCGTTCGTCAACGGCAGCGCTGTCACCATCAATAACGTCGGCACCGCTGACGGTATCGTTGACATCGTCGCTGTGAACGGTGGCACCACCACCACGATCCACCTGACCGGCGTTGCTGGTGCTGAGGACGTCGCTATCGGCGCCAACCCAGCAGCTACCGTTGCAACCTTCAACACCGCCTTCGGTGCTGGTTCGCTGGTAATCGCTTAA
- a CDS encoding type I secretion system permease/ATPase, giving the protein MFKGTFYTVGIFSAITNLLMLVPSLYMLQVYDRVLASQNEITLLMLTLLMLGAYVLMSALELMRSMILVRVGARFDMKMNRRVYTAAFERNLKKAGGNAGQALSDLTNIRQFLTGSALFAFFDAPWFPIYLLVIFFFQPLLGWFAVGGTLILVILAVINERVSHKPLAEASTTAILAGNMATNNLRNAEVIEAMGMLPNMQARWYKLHSKFLQLQAEASGKAGTVGAVTKFFQVSLQSLILGLGALLVIEGKLTPGMMIAASILVGRAMAPVQQVIAVWKSVAGARSSYERLSALLEENEERKEGMTLPKPTGHLTIDNITAGPPGATIPVLKGVSFAIQAGDVLGVIGPSGSGKSTLARLLVGVWPALIGKVRLDGADIYQWNKDELGPYVGYLPQDIELFGGTVSENIARFGEIEPEKVVEAAQRTGVHDMILKMPQGYDTMLGDGGAGLSGGQKQRLGLARAMYGDPSLLVLDEPNSNLDDVGEQALMMAVHELRQRGKTIVLITHRPAAIGVSTKLLVLRDGAVQMFGPTNQVLQAIQEANQKMVEAQQRQQQAPAGTQPAAAGQPQAGQPQAGQPQAGQPQLNSGAAVTTEKE; this is encoded by the coding sequence ATGTTCAAAGGCACCTTCTACACAGTCGGCATCTTCAGTGCGATCACCAATCTGTTGATGCTGGTGCCCTCGCTGTACATGCTGCAGGTCTACGACCGCGTGCTGGCCAGCCAGAATGAAATCACCCTGCTCATGCTGACCTTGCTGATGCTGGGCGCCTACGTGCTCATGAGCGCGCTCGAACTGATGCGCAGCATGATCCTGGTGCGCGTCGGCGCCCGTTTCGACATGAAAATGAACCGCCGCGTGTACACGGCCGCATTCGAGCGCAACCTGAAAAAGGCGGGCGGCAATGCCGGCCAGGCCTTGAGCGACCTGACCAATATTCGCCAGTTCCTGACCGGCAGCGCCCTGTTCGCCTTCTTCGACGCGCCCTGGTTTCCGATCTACCTGCTGGTGATCTTCTTCTTCCAGCCTCTGCTCGGCTGGTTCGCGGTCGGCGGCACCCTGATCCTGGTGATCCTGGCCGTGATCAACGAAAGGGTGTCGCACAAGCCGCTGGCCGAGGCGAGCACCACCGCCATCCTGGCCGGCAACATGGCCACCAACAACCTGCGCAATGCCGAAGTCATCGAAGCGATGGGCATGCTGCCGAACATGCAGGCACGCTGGTACAAGCTGCACTCGAAGTTCCTGCAATTGCAGGCCGAGGCGAGCGGCAAGGCCGGTACCGTCGGCGCTGTCACCAAGTTCTTCCAGGTTTCGCTGCAATCGCTGATCCTGGGCCTGGGCGCGCTGCTGGTCATCGAAGGCAAACTGACCCCCGGCATGATGATCGCCGCCTCGATCCTGGTCGGACGCGCCATGGCGCCGGTACAGCAAGTCATCGCCGTGTGGAAGTCGGTCGCCGGCGCGCGCAGTTCGTACGAGCGCCTCAGTGCCTTGCTCGAAGAAAATGAAGAACGCAAGGAAGGCATGACCCTGCCGAAGCCGACCGGCCACTTGACCATCGATAACATCACCGCCGGTCCTCCGGGCGCCACGATACCGGTCCTCAAGGGCGTCAGTTTCGCGATCCAGGCCGGCGACGTGCTCGGCGTGATCGGGCCTAGCGGCTCCGGCAAGTCGACCTTGGCACGCCTGCTGGTCGGCGTCTGGCCTGCCCTGATCGGCAAGGTGCGTCTGGACGGCGCCGATATCTACCAGTGGAACAAGGATGAACTCGGCCCTTACGTCGGCTACCTGCCGCAGGATATCGAATTGTTTGGCGGCACCGTCAGCGAAAATATCGCCCGTTTCGGCGAAATCGAACCGGAAAAAGTCGTCGAAGCGGCCCAGCGCACCGGCGTGCACGACATGATTTTGAAGATGCCGCAAGGCTACGACACCATGCTCGGCGACGGTGGCGCCGGCCTCTCCGGCGGCCAGAAACAGCGCCTCGGCCTGGCGCGCGCCATGTACGGCGATCCTTCCTTGCTGGTGCTGGACGAACCGAATTCGAACCTGGACGACGTGGGCGAACAAGCCTTGATGATGGCAGTGCATGAGCTGCGCCAGCGCGGCAAGACGATCGTGCTCATCACCCATCGCCCGGCCGCCATCGGCGTCTCGACCAAGCTGCTGGTGTTGCGCGACGGCGCCGTACAAATGTTCGGGCCGACCAACCAGGTATTGCAAGCGATCCAGGAAGCCAATCAGAAGATGGTAGAAGCACAGCAGCGCCAGCAACAAGCGCCAGCGGGCACCCAGCCGGCGGCGGCGGGGCAGCCCCAGGCGGGCCAGCCCCAGGCAGGCCAGCCCCAGGCAGGCCAGCCACAGCTCAACAGCGGCGCTGCGGTAACAACGGAAAAGGAATAA
- a CDS encoding HlyD family type I secretion periplasmic adaptor subunit has protein sequence MRELKKTSNATDVVVRDVMPLNGASVDSGKYARMGWIIVLVGFVGFILWASLAPLDRGVPLSGTVATETSRKAVQHLGGGIVQDILVKDGDHVKAGQVLVRINPTVARSAIEMSRSQYFGSLAAEARMQAERSGKTAITFPKELLDSKDDPRAIEAMEAQKQLMASRQSGLRSELAALEENVTGLKAQTKGLQESLAAKKSQAAIIKEQLEGMRELAKDGYVPRSRLLEMERTLISLQGTISEDIGNISRAQNQAMELNLRRIVRTQEYQKEVNAQLAEVQKESGALASRIQAQDFELANAEVRAPVDGVVVGLQIFTKGGVVAPGARMMDIVPSSDAMVVEGQLAVNLIDKVHVGLPVEFIFSAFNTNKTPHIPGIVTQVSADRTVDERTGMPYYKIKARVTPEGAKLIASHKLDIQSGMPAELFIKTGERTMMNYLFKPIFDRAKTSLSED, from the coding sequence ATGAGAGAGCTGAAAAAAACAAGCAACGCCACCGATGTCGTGGTGCGTGACGTGATGCCGCTGAACGGCGCCAGCGTCGACTCGGGCAAGTATGCCCGCATGGGCTGGATCATCGTGCTGGTCGGCTTCGTCGGCTTCATCCTGTGGGCCTCCTTGGCGCCGCTCGACCGCGGCGTGCCCCTGTCCGGCACCGTCGCTACCGAAACCAGCCGCAAGGCCGTGCAGCACTTGGGCGGCGGGATCGTGCAAGACATCCTGGTCAAGGATGGCGACCATGTCAAGGCTGGCCAGGTGCTGGTGCGCATCAATCCGACCGTGGCCCGTTCCGCGATCGAAATGAGCCGCTCCCAATACTTCGGTTCGCTGGCGGCGGAAGCGCGCATGCAGGCCGAGCGTAGCGGCAAGACCGCGATCACCTTCCCCAAGGAATTGCTCGATAGCAAGGACGATCCACGTGCCATCGAAGCCATGGAAGCCCAGAAGCAGCTGATGGCGTCGCGCCAGTCCGGCCTGAGGAGCGAACTGGCCGCGCTGGAAGAAAACGTCACCGGCCTCAAGGCCCAGACCAAGGGTCTGCAGGAATCGCTCGCCGCCAAGAAGAGCCAGGCCGCGATCATCAAGGAGCAGCTCGAGGGCATGCGCGAACTGGCCAAGGATGGCTATGTGCCGCGCTCGCGCCTGCTGGAAATGGAACGCACCCTCATCTCCCTGCAAGGCACCATTTCCGAAGATATCGGCAATATCAGCCGCGCCCAGAACCAGGCGATGGAACTGAACCTGCGCCGTATCGTGCGCACCCAGGAATACCAGAAGGAAGTCAACGCCCAGCTGGCCGAGGTGCAAAAGGAAAGCGGCGCCCTGGCCAGCCGCATCCAGGCCCAGGATTTCGAACTGGCCAATGCCGAAGTCAGGGCGCCGGTCGATGGCGTGGTGGTCGGCTTGCAGATCTTTACCAAGGGCGGCGTGGTCGCGCCAGGCGCGCGCATGATGGATATCGTGCCCAGTTCGGACGCCATGGTGGTCGAGGGCCAGCTGGCCGTCAACCTGATCGACAAGGTGCATGTCGGCCTGCCGGTCGAGTTCATTTTCTCGGCCTTCAATACCAACAAGACGCCGCATATTCCCGGCATCGTGACCCAGGTCTCGGCCGACCGGACGGTCGACGAGCGCACCGGCATGCCGTACTACAAGATCAAGGCCCGGGTCACGCCCGAGGGCGCCAAGCTGATTGCCTCGCACAAGTTGGACATCCAGTCCGGCATGCCGGCCGAGTTGTTCATCAAGACCGGTGAACGCACCATGATGAATTACCTGTTCAAGCCGATTTTTGATCGTGCCAAGACATCGCTGTCGGAGGATTAA
- a CDS encoding CHASE2 domain-containing protein, translating to MAHLRSFSPSHLLHLSIPLAALLLAVWAQWPRGASALDAADEWLRDRFVAAQAADTPEPRILVVDIDETSLAAHPWPWSRERLAELVETVIGDGARAVALDILQGEPGDPAGDMRLAVLAQQGPLVLAQLFDYEQRPQALRFGRPAGGQAAREAGGAVPAYGYIANHAGLALAPHVGNIGVRPDPDGVLRRVPMYTWFEQRRFPTLSRALLDCCAATAAAVPDTGDGYQRVPFSRSLDAYTVAKAGQILDGKVDPAMVAGRLVLIGSSSLSIGDRVATPLGRSSPGLLVHASMLTTLLDRQAGLAPAPWPGRLMAVLFSSAVAALAGYTFARLSAAVNVLMLAAAALTWLMLAYGLSAHDPGFSVSGPLLSLGFLLAVGVPFHWQLAQSGSRRLLDTMRRYVAGEVVDELLRSGLKDPLAPRLLQVTTLIADMQGYTSQVEALAVEEAAKLTTDFLDCLTRPVLEKQGTLDKYTGDGLVAFWGAPIPNEQHADLALDAAASILREVAILSAIRVRAGGQPLRVRIGIESGLAMVGDYGTSFRSIYTAVGDSVNTASRLEQAARDFPHDVIIGQGTVGYARRHRFLSLGRHALRGKEHPIDLYTLEALA from the coding sequence TTGGCCCACTTGCGCTCCTTTTCTCCCTCTCACCTGCTGCACCTGTCGATTCCGCTGGCGGCGCTGTTGCTGGCCGTCTGGGCGCAATGGCCGCGCGGCGCATCGGCGCTCGACGCCGCCGACGAATGGCTGCGCGACCGCTTCGTGGCGGCCCAGGCGGCCGACACGCCCGAGCCGCGCATCCTGGTGGTCGACATCGACGAGACCAGCCTGGCGGCCCATCCCTGGCCCTGGTCGCGCGAGCGCCTGGCCGAGCTGGTGGAAACGGTGATCGGCGACGGCGCGCGCGCGGTCGCACTGGATATCTTGCAAGGCGAGCCGGGCGACCCGGCCGGCGACATGCGCCTGGCGGTGCTGGCCCAGCAGGGTCCCTTGGTTCTGGCCCAGCTGTTCGACTACGAACAGCGCCCGCAAGCGCTGCGCTTCGGCCGCCCCGCCGGCGGCCAGGCGGCGCGCGAGGCGGGCGGCGCGGTGCCGGCCTACGGCTATATCGCCAACCATGCCGGGCTGGCCCTGGCCCCGCATGTCGGCAACATCGGCGTACGTCCCGATCCCGACGGCGTGCTGCGCCGCGTCCCCATGTATACCTGGTTCGAACAGCGCCGCTTTCCGACCCTGTCGCGCGCCCTGCTCGACTGCTGCGCGGCCACCGCCGCGGCCGTGCCCGACACCGGCGACGGCTACCAGCGCGTGCCCTTCAGCCGTTCGCTCGACGCCTACACCGTGGCCAAGGCCGGCCAGATTCTCGACGGCAAGGTCGATCCGGCCATGGTGGCCGGACGCCTGGTGCTGATCGGCTCATCCTCGCTGAGCATCGGCGACCGCGTCGCCACCCCGCTCGGGCGCTCCAGCCCCGGCCTGCTGGTGCACGCCTCCATGCTCACCACCCTGCTCGACCGCCAGGCCGGGCTGGCCCCGGCGCCCTGGCCCGGACGCCTGATGGCGGTCCTGTTCTCCAGCGCCGTCGCGGCCCTGGCCGGCTACACCTTCGCGCGCCTGTCGGCCGCCGTCAATGTGCTGATGCTGGCGGCAGCCGCGCTGACCTGGCTGATGCTGGCCTACGGCCTGTCGGCCCACGATCCCGGCTTTTCGGTGAGCGGCCCGCTGCTGTCGCTCGGATTTCTGCTGGCGGTGGGCGTGCCCTTCCACTGGCAGTTGGCCCAGTCCGGCTCGCGGCGCCTGCTCGACACCATGCGCCGCTACGTGGCCGGGGAAGTGGTCGACGAATTGCTGCGCAGCGGCCTGAAAGACCCGCTCGCGCCACGCCTGCTGCAGGTCACCACCCTGATCGCCGACATGCAGGGCTATACCTCGCAGGTGGAGGCGCTGGCGGTCGAGGAAGCGGCGAAACTGACCACCGACTTCCTCGATTGCCTGACCCGCCCGGTCCTGGAAAAGCAGGGCACGCTCGACAAATACACGGGCGACGGCCTGGTGGCCTTCTGGGGCGCGCCGATTCCAAATGAACAGCACGCCGACCTGGCGCTGGACGCGGCCGCCAGTATCCTGCGCGAAGTCGCCATCCTGAGCGCCATCCGGGTGCGCGCCGGCGGCCAGCCGCTGCGCGTGCGCATCGGCATCGAAAGCGGATTGGCCATGGTGGGCGACTACGGCACCTCGTTTCGCAGCATTTACACGGCCGTCGGCGACAGCGTCAATACCGCCTCGCGCCTGGAACAGGCCGCGCGCGACTTCCCGCACGATGTGATCATCGGCCAGGGCACGGTCGGCTACGCCAGGCGCCACCGCTTCCTGAGCCTGGGCCGGCACGCGCTGCGCGGCAAGGAGCATCCGATCGACCTGTACACCCTGGAGGCGCTGGCATGA
- a CDS encoding FecR family protein — MFNQSIATFRYLPLALALSFGAAGQAGAAEAGRIVFVTGEVQLASKAAVLDSAVQEGDELSTGSQGYVYMKTVDGGFLILRPNSKARVIAYKVDADNPANTRVKLELLSGVARSISGQGVKLSRQNFRFNTPVAAIGVRGTDFIVSTDQLTTRIAVVSGGVVVSGFDGACGPEGGGPCEGRGSRELFAGQPGMLLQVDKGQNVPKLLNNPGASPDQAAPPRSDEPSGRVATPATTVPTVPGTAVNLDAKKDAINQLNKPPVAPVLPPVPPVVVAPEPKGPDVIWGRWERIANTPPDPAVVARLNNPAYDDGTVVGSYAIKRRLDSNLVLPAEGKVSFELAESEASLQRKGGDALQAKITDASLNVNFGTRSFNTSMLVYSPEGETRVRATGDVHSKGNLVNNSASNTTVQGYLTGAKADGAQFIFKTIDGQSWNAEGYTRWTTPTR; from the coding sequence ATGTTTAATCAATCGATTGCCACATTCCGCTATTTGCCGCTTGCGCTGGCGCTGTCGTTCGGCGCGGCCGGGCAGGCCGGCGCCGCCGAAGCGGGGCGCATTGTGTTCGTCACCGGCGAGGTGCAACTGGCCAGCAAGGCGGCCGTGCTCGATTCGGCTGTGCAGGAAGGCGATGAGCTCAGCACGGGCAGCCAGGGTTACGTCTATATGAAGACCGTCGATGGCGGCTTCCTGATCTTGCGTCCGAACAGCAAGGCGCGCGTGATTGCCTACAAGGTTGACGCCGACAATCCGGCCAATACCCGGGTCAAGCTCGAATTGCTCAGCGGCGTTGCGCGCAGCATTTCGGGCCAGGGCGTCAAGCTGTCGCGCCAGAATTTCCGCTTCAATACCCCGGTGGCGGCGATCGGCGTGCGCGGCACCGACTTCATCGTCTCGACCGACCAGCTGACCACGCGCATCGCGGTGGTGTCCGGCGGGGTGGTGGTGAGCGGCTTTGACGGCGCATGCGGACCGGAAGGCGGCGGGCCGTGCGAGGGACGCGGCAGCCGCGAACTGTTCGCCGGCCAGCCCGGCATGCTGCTCCAGGTCGACAAGGGCCAGAACGTGCCCAAACTGCTGAACAATCCGGGCGCCAGCCCCGACCAGGCCGCGCCGCCGCGCAGCGACGAGCCGAGCGGGCGGGTCGCCACGCCGGCCACGACGGTCCCTACCGTGCCGGGCACTGCCGTCAACCTGGACGCCAAGAAAGACGCGATCAACCAGCTCAACAAGCCGCCGGTAGCCCCGGTATTGCCGCCGGTGCCGCCGGTGGTGGTGGCGCCGGAGCCGAAAGGCCCGGACGTGATCTGGGGCCGCTGGGAGCGCATCGCCAACACGCCGCCTGACCCGGCGGTGGTGGCCAGGCTGAACAACCCGGCATACGACGACGGTACCGTGGTCGGCTCGTATGCGATCAAGCGCCGCCTCGACAGCAACCTGGTGCTGCCGGCCGAAGGCAAGGTGTCGTTCGAGCTGGCCGAGAGCGAGGCCAGCCTGCAGCGCAAAGGGGGCGACGCGCTGCAGGCCAAGATTACCGATGCCAGCCTGAATGTCAATTTCGGCACCAGGAGCTTTAACACCAGCATGCTGGTATACAGTCCGGAAGGCGAAACGCGGGTGCGCGCCACGGGCGATGTGCATTCCAAGGGAAATCTGGTCAACAATTCGGCCTCGAACACCACGGTTCAGGGTTATCTGACCGGTGCCAAAGCCGATGGGGCCCAGTTTATCTTTAAAACCATCGACGGCCAAAGCTGGAATGCCGAAGGCTATACGCGCTGGACCACCCCGACCCGTTAA